A genomic segment from Pseudoduganella chitinolytica encodes:
- a CDS encoding response regulator, with the protein MSGAAPVILHIGATAQPAPLPDAPAQATVVPCSAARVLAGGTGWLPPATALCVIAADVARPVVLARQMRRHWPTGRIVFLADDAAALRVELRRSPMVGDAIVLAPADPQLGRQLAQALQAAATQRRLRTTLDRANTQLASRTVDSTALRRMVLAESYLRDFWEQSVDAVIGLDANTQVVYWNRRASELFAIAPADATGTYAHELPFWNRELDAALGRMTDGASRAVLALRLRGSVEPIEVAITGIRDGEAFVGVLLSLRPASPAQRELLAERERSRVAVAQAQGKARQLASLFEHAPGIMAVTAGPALVFEMANESFGRLFGTRPQAGATLDGAFPWLAGQPLRDLYELARTSGEEVVATAVRLTLPAGAGDVYLNLVLKPVQEDDDAGRVFLQADDVTAQVGAEATRRRHQEELEEAVAQRTRELETAQAALLQAQKMEAVGKLTGGIAHDFNNILQVVGSNLELLAAEHSGDASARQRIASAVAAVDRGARLSSHLLAFARRQPLQPSALDAGDVVRGMDELLRRAIGEAIAVQICIRADLWAVQLDRAQLENVLLNLAINARDAMAGSGSLTIELDNVTLDARYAHRHADVGSGDYVLLAVSDTGAGMTAATRARAFEPFFTTKPEGQGTGLGLSMVYGFIKQSGGHVELYSEVGHGTTVKLYLPRSSEAAQPATAPARGPVRGGTETVLIVEDDDAVRAAAADQLAALGYTVLTAPDAGAAWRLLQDGATPDLLFTDVVMPGPLGSPELARRATALLPGLAVLFTSGYTQNAIVHGGRLDAGVELLGKPYRRDELATRVRAVLDSRARGLPIPAQAAPAQPRVLVVEDNPDAQDLLCQMLGLIGHAATGVGSAEAALGLLEHADVLLTDVQLPGMSGIALAQHAHAHHPGLRIVFATGAQAPDLPFPTAVLRKPYTIEQLRHALAPA; encoded by the coding sequence ATGAGCGGGGCCGCGCCCGTCATCCTGCACATCGGCGCCACGGCGCAACCGGCGCCGCTGCCGGATGCTCCGGCCCAGGCCACGGTCGTGCCATGCAGCGCCGCGCGCGTGCTGGCCGGTGGCACCGGCTGGCTGCCCCCGGCGACCGCCCTGTGCGTCATCGCGGCGGATGTGGCGCGGCCGGTCGTGCTGGCCCGCCAGATGCGGCGGCACTGGCCGACGGGCCGCATCGTGTTCCTGGCCGACGACGCTGCCGCGCTGCGCGTGGAATTGCGCCGCAGCCCGATGGTGGGCGACGCCATCGTCCTGGCCCCGGCCGACCCGCAACTGGGGCGCCAGCTGGCCCAGGCGCTGCAGGCCGCCGCCACCCAGCGGCGCCTGCGCACGACGCTGGACCGGGCCAACACGCAGCTGGCCAGCCGCACCGTCGACAGCACGGCGCTGCGGCGCATGGTGCTGGCGGAAAGCTACCTGCGCGACTTCTGGGAACAGTCGGTCGATGCCGTCATCGGGCTCGATGCGAACACCCAGGTGGTGTACTGGAACCGCCGCGCCAGCGAGCTGTTCGCCATCGCCCCGGCCGATGCGACCGGCACGTATGCGCACGAACTGCCGTTCTGGAACCGTGAGCTGGACGCCGCGCTGGGCCGCATGACCGATGGCGCCAGCCGCGCCGTGCTCGCCTTGCGCCTGCGTGGCAGCGTGGAACCGATCGAGGTGGCGATCACCGGCATCCGCGACGGCGAAGCCTTCGTTGGCGTGCTGCTGTCGCTGCGCCCGGCGTCGCCCGCCCAGCGCGAACTGCTGGCCGAGCGCGAACGCAGCCGCGTCGCCGTGGCGCAAGCACAGGGCAAGGCACGCCAGCTGGCCAGCCTGTTCGAACACGCCCCCGGCATCATGGCCGTCACGGCCGGCCCGGCGCTTGTCTTCGAGATGGCCAACGAATCGTTCGGCCGGCTGTTCGGCACCCGTCCGCAGGCCGGCGCCACGCTGGACGGCGCGTTTCCGTGGCTGGCCGGACAGCCGCTGCGCGACCTGTACGAACTGGCCCGCACCTCGGGCGAGGAAGTGGTGGCGACAGCGGTACGGCTGACGCTGCCCGCCGGGGCCGGCGACGTCTACCTCAACCTGGTGCTCAAGCCCGTGCAGGAGGACGACGACGCGGGCCGCGTCTTCCTGCAGGCGGACGACGTGACGGCACAGGTGGGCGCCGAAGCCACCCGCCGGCGCCACCAGGAGGAGCTGGAGGAGGCCGTGGCGCAGCGCACGCGCGAGCTGGAGACGGCCCAGGCCGCGCTGCTGCAGGCGCAGAAGATGGAAGCCGTCGGCAAGCTGACGGGCGGCATCGCCCACGATTTCAACAACATCTTGCAGGTAGTCGGCAGCAACCTCGAGCTGCTGGCCGCGGAACACAGCGGCGACGCGTCCGCGCGCCAGCGCATCGCCAGCGCCGTCGCCGCAGTCGACCGGGGCGCCCGCCTGTCGAGCCACCTGCTGGCGTTCGCGCGACGCCAGCCGCTGCAGCCGAGCGCGCTGGACGCGGGCGACGTGGTGCGCGGCATGGACGAGCTGCTGCGCCGCGCCATCGGCGAGGCGATCGCCGTCCAGATCTGCATCCGCGCCGACCTGTGGGCCGTCCAGCTCGACCGCGCCCAGCTCGAGAACGTCCTGCTCAACCTCGCTATCAACGCGCGCGACGCAATGGCCGGCAGCGGCAGCCTGACGATCGAGCTGGACAACGTGACGCTGGACGCCCGCTACGCCCACCGGCATGCGGACGTGGGCAGTGGCGACTATGTACTGCTGGCCGTTTCGGACACGGGCGCCGGCATGACGGCGGCGACCCGCGCACGGGCATTCGAGCCGTTCTTCACCACCAAGCCGGAAGGCCAGGGCACGGGCCTCGGCCTGTCGATGGTGTACGGTTTCATCAAGCAGAGCGGCGGCCACGTGGAGCTGTACAGCGAGGTGGGCCATGGCACCACCGTCAAGCTCTACCTGCCGCGCTCGTCGGAAGCGGCCCAGCCGGCCACGGCGCCCGCGCGCGGCCCGGTGCGGGGCGGCACCGAGACCGTGCTGATCGTCGAGGACGACGACGCCGTGCGTGCGGCCGCCGCCGACCAGCTGGCGGCGCTGGGTTACACGGTACTGACCGCGCCCGATGCCGGCGCGGCCTGGCGCCTGCTGCAGGATGGCGCCACGCCCGACCTGTTGTTTACCGACGTGGTGATGCCGGGCCCCCTGGGCAGCCCGGAGCTGGCGCGCCGGGCCACCGCGCTGCTGCCCGGGCTGGCCGTGCTGTTCACATCCGGCTACACGCAGAACGCGATCGTGCACGGCGGCCGGCTCGACGCCGGTGTCGAACTGCTCGGCAAGCCGTACCGGCGCGACGAACTGGCCACGCGCGTGCGTGCCGTTCTGGACAGCCGGGCGCGCGGCTTGCCCATCCCCGCCCAGGCGGCGCCGGCCCAGCCCCGCGTGCTGGTCGTGGAAGACAATCCGGACGCCCAGGACCTGCTGTGCCAGATGCTGGGCCTGATCGGCCATGCGGCGACGGGCGTGGGCTCGGCCGAGGCCGCGCTGGGCCTGCTGGAACACGCGGACGTGCTGCTGACGGACGTGCAGCTGCCGGGCATGTCCGGCATCGCGCTGGCGCAGCATGCCCATGCCCACCATCCCGGCCTGCGGATCGTCTTCGCCACGGGTGCGCAGGCGCCGGACCTGCCGTTCCCGACCGCCGTACTGCGCAAGCCCTATACCATCGAGCAGCTGCGCCACGCGCTGGCGCCAGCATAA
- a CDS encoding sensor domain-containing protein: MSLAPLPLAVLVVDASGAVISWNKAFEKLAGYGPDEVRGRDLAGFVEFDEPVQLFSPTLAQANLAGRLLCARGCPLPVRLTVAPQSLDTEEPGKYSVIVLPLAGEAAPRNALLQDFPVAELIENLPCVFYVIDQSGHLLLWNRQLEHVLERSSEELPTTNVSMFFDASEHQLVRDNILAAFELGSSSHEAELLGKHGKRTTCLFNCARTSLGNVPCVFGTGLDISARKKTEQGLRVSERAMYSSVNAIIITCCSHGDNLIEYVNPAFEQMTGYELAEIKGRDPRFMRLQGCDLHEHERIRVALRGKTGVHVVLRNIKRSGEIFWNDLRIDPVINIDGQVTHFVAVINDVTQSRQYERRLHHLAHHDALTGLANRTLLQERLKHALHSALHGGAAGALAFVDLDNFKHINDTFGHDAGDAVLREIADRLRAGVRDNDTVARLGGDEFVVLLDEPPDETVVADLLERLRHCVDRPILLRGKELIAGASFGVAMFPRDGDTMDRIMRAADAAMYHAKTLGKNNVQFYSTELSRVVHQHWLLEANLSRAIRNREMVLGYQPKVDLRTGRVVGAEALVRWHSPERGVVGPDKFIPIAEQTGLIVPLGDWVIGEACATLRSLATLGVVDFVISVNLSARQLRQRHFVEHLATTLREHSIAPNALELEVTESQLMDNPAAALEALAQLKALGVRLSIDDFGTGYSSLSYLQKFPVDVIKIDRSFLGDVASEGDAVIARAIIALGHNLKLEVIAEGVETREQLAFLQDHECDQMQGYYFSPALPQDRLSSMVCNDVRMVV; encoded by the coding sequence ATGAGTCTCGCGCCCTTACCCCTTGCGGTGCTGGTCGTCGATGCCAGCGGTGCCGTGATCAGCTGGAACAAGGCCTTCGAGAAGCTGGCCGGCTATGGGCCGGACGAGGTGCGCGGACGCGACCTGGCCGGCTTCGTCGAGTTCGACGAGCCGGTCCAGCTGTTCTCTCCCACGCTGGCCCAGGCCAACCTGGCGGGCCGGCTGCTGTGCGCCCGCGGCTGCCCCCTGCCCGTGCGGCTGACGGTGGCCCCGCAGTCGCTCGATACGGAGGAGCCGGGCAAGTACAGCGTGATCGTGCTGCCGCTGGCGGGCGAAGCCGCGCCACGCAATGCGCTGCTGCAGGACTTTCCCGTGGCGGAGCTGATCGAGAACCTGCCGTGCGTGTTCTACGTGATCGACCAGAGCGGCCACCTGCTGTTGTGGAACCGCCAGCTCGAGCACGTGCTGGAGCGCTCCAGCGAAGAACTGCCGACCACCAACGTGAGCATGTTCTTCGACGCCAGCGAGCACCAGCTGGTGCGCGACAATATCCTGGCCGCGTTCGAACTGGGCAGCTCCTCGCACGAAGCCGAACTGCTGGGCAAGCACGGCAAGCGCACCACCTGCCTGTTCAACTGCGCCCGCACCAGCCTGGGCAACGTGCCCTGCGTGTTCGGCACGGGGCTCGACATCTCGGCGCGCAAGAAAACCGAACAGGGCCTGCGCGTCAGCGAGCGGGCCATGTACTCCAGCGTCAACGCGATCATCATCACGTGCTGCTCGCACGGCGACAACCTGATCGAGTACGTCAACCCCGCGTTCGAGCAGATGACCGGCTACGAGCTGGCCGAGATCAAGGGCCGAGATCCCCGCTTCATGCGGCTGCAAGGCTGCGACCTGCACGAGCACGAACGCATCCGCGTGGCACTGCGGGGCAAGACCGGGGTGCACGTGGTACTGCGCAACATCAAGAGATCGGGCGAGATCTTCTGGAACGACCTGCGCATCGATCCTGTCATCAATATCGACGGCCAGGTGACGCACTTTGTCGCCGTGATCAACGATGTCACGCAATCGCGCCAGTACGAGCGGCGCCTGCACCACCTGGCCCATCACGACGCGCTGACGGGGCTCGCCAACCGGACCCTGCTGCAGGAGCGCCTCAAGCACGCCCTGCACTCCGCCTTGCACGGCGGCGCCGCGGGCGCGCTGGCGTTCGTCGACCTGGACAACTTCAAGCACATCAACGACACCTTCGGCCACGATGCCGGCGACGCCGTGCTGCGCGAGATCGCCGACCGCCTGCGCGCGGGGGTGCGCGACAACGACACGGTGGCGCGGCTGGGCGGCGACGAGTTCGTGGTGCTGCTCGACGAGCCGCCCGACGAAACGGTGGTCGCCGACCTGCTGGAGCGGCTGCGCCACTGCGTCGACCGGCCCATCCTGCTGCGCGGCAAAGAGCTGATCGCGGGCGCCAGCTTCGGTGTCGCGATGTTCCCGCGCGATGGCGACACGATGGACCGCATCATGCGCGCCGCCGATGCGGCGATGTACCACGCCAAGACACTCGGCAAGAACAACGTGCAGTTCTACTCGACGGAACTGAGCCGCGTGGTGCACCAGCACTGGCTGCTGGAGGCCAACCTGAGCCGGGCGATCCGCAACCGCGAGATGGTGCTGGGCTACCAGCCGAAGGTCGACCTGCGCACGGGGCGCGTCGTCGGCGCCGAGGCGCTGGTGCGCTGGCACAGCCCGGAGCGCGGCGTGGTCGGCCCGGACAAGTTCATTCCCATCGCCGAGCAGACGGGCCTGATCGTGCCGCTGGGCGACTGGGTCATCGGCGAGGCCTGCGCCACCCTGCGCTCGCTGGCGACGCTGGGCGTGGTCGACTTCGTCATCTCCGTCAACCTGTCGGCCCGCCAGCTGCGCCAGCGCCACTTCGTCGAGCACCTAGCCACGACATTGCGCGAGCACAGCATCGCGCCGAACGCACTGGAACTGGAAGTGACGGAGAGCCAGCTGATGGACAACCCGGCGGCCGCGCTGGAGGCGCTGGCGCAGCTGAAGGCGCTGGGGGTGCGCCTGTCGATCGACGATTTCGGCACCGGCTATTCAAGCCTGTCGTACCTGCAGAAATTCCCCGTGGACGTGATCAAGATCGACCGCTCGTTCCTGGGCGACGTGGCCAGCGAGGGCGATGCCGTGATTGCGCGCGCCATCATCGCGCTGGGGCACAACCTGAAGCTGGAAGTGATCGCCGAGGGCGTCGAGACGCGCGAGCAGCTGGCCTTCCTGCAGGACCACGAATGCGACCAGATGCAGGGCTACTACTTCAGCCCCGCCTTGCCGCAGGACCGCCTGAGCAGTATGGTGTGCAACGACGTGCGGATGGTGGTGTAG
- a CDS encoding histidine phosphatase family protein gives MQRRTLLGWFLVLCAGPTLAETPDELWRRLQAGGHVLVVRHAATEPGVGDPPGFTLNDCATQRNLSLPGREDARALGAAVRQHGVPVARVLSSRWCRCQDTARIAFGRVEPAPMLDSLMGDDPDGRGRKLAELRQALGVQAKQGAAAGNLVLVTHDVNIQALTGDKLAQGEMLVATIRPDGTLAVLGRLGVPKSADAVQAM, from the coding sequence ATGCAACGACGTACCCTGCTGGGTTGGTTCCTGGTCCTGTGCGCCGGCCCCACCCTGGCCGAGACGCCCGACGAGCTGTGGCGCCGCCTGCAGGCGGGCGGCCACGTGCTGGTGGTGCGCCATGCCGCGACGGAGCCGGGCGTGGGCGATCCGCCCGGCTTCACGCTGAACGACTGCGCCACCCAGCGCAATCTGTCGCTGCCGGGCCGCGAGGATGCGCGCGCGCTGGGCGCGGCCGTGCGCCAGCACGGGGTGCCCGTGGCGCGCGTGCTGTCGAGCCGCTGGTGCCGCTGCCAGGACACGGCCCGCATCGCGTTCGGCCGCGTCGAGCCGGCGCCCATGCTGGATTCGCTGATGGGCGACGACCCCGACGGGCGCGGGCGCAAGCTGGCCGAGCTGCGCCAGGCCCTTGGTGTGCAGGCGAAGCAGGGCGCGGCGGCCGGCAACCTGGTCCTTGTCACGCATGACGTCAATATCCAGGCGCTGACGGGCGACAAGCTGGCGCAGGGCGAAATGCTGGTGGCGACAATCCGCCCGGACGGCACGCTGGCGGTGCTGGGACGGCTGGGCGTGCCGAAGAGTGCCGATGCCGTGCAGGCGATGTAA
- a CDS encoding endonuclease — protein sequence MDFTHIAVAAGERWQRRAHVREPNLEKIRNGNAIGAESPQRVQARLARLSQAAVLPAARMHGLAPLTEAIGLERVQGNADFLDMNFVELALAVARFVGRINIRSSLGRSIGYGTGFMVSPTLLLTNHHVLDSADTAAVSEVEFDYQNDRAGRQLPIVGFKLEPQRFFMTDAALDFTLVAVAAQSARGIALNRYGWSRLIGTQGKVLLGEPLNIIQHPRGEAKQLVLRSNELVDLFDDFAHYVTDTEPGSSGSPVYNDQWEVVALHHAGVPSRDAQGRLLTRDGSVWEEGMDPDLIAWVANEGIRVSSIVNHIQAQPLPPMQAALRDDLLNLTPPSALEAAAAGQAGDAALALAAASAGQGAPAPAAVGSGHAPGHAPVSQPGTATWTIPLTVTVQLGQPAAQVSALAPGAGSFIAPIPAPGGAPAIVVPPVRSALAEALAELARAPQRTYYDAAADGAARAAYYAGFALPPEPAAAYAALHELLTGTHTTQPAYSPAKHLYPWVDLRHTRGGDDIVSIYSGKGFSARALIETDFAIDERRARLRAAVAIPRPGALEAAPVDDDFLEAALPYNCEHVVPQSWFKKREPMRGDLHHLFACEMDCNSFRGNTPFFDFTDFGEIVRTDCGKREPGKFEPGSGKGAVARATLYFLLRYPGMIDRSASEYTPDRIAMLLAWHAADAVTDYERHRNAAIFEKQGNRNPLIDFPDWAAGIDFVRGLA from the coding sequence ATGGACTTCACCCATATCGCCGTGGCCGCGGGCGAGCGCTGGCAGCGCCGCGCCCATGTGCGCGAACCCAACCTGGAAAAGATCCGCAACGGCAACGCCATCGGGGCCGAATCGCCCCAGCGGGTGCAGGCCCGGTTGGCCCGGCTGTCGCAGGCGGCCGTCCTGCCCGCCGCCCGGATGCACGGGCTGGCGCCGCTGACCGAAGCGATCGGCCTGGAGCGGGTGCAGGGCAATGCCGACTTCCTCGACATGAATTTCGTCGAACTGGCGCTGGCCGTGGCGCGCTTCGTGGGCCGCATCAATATCCGCTCCAGCCTGGGCCGGTCGATCGGCTACGGCACCGGGTTCATGGTGTCGCCGACGCTGCTGCTGACCAATCATCACGTGCTCGACAGTGCCGACACGGCGGCCGTCAGCGAAGTCGAGTTCGACTACCAGAACGACCGCGCGGGACGCCAGTTGCCCATCGTCGGCTTCAAGCTGGAGCCGCAGCGCTTCTTCATGACCGACGCGGCGCTCGACTTCACGCTGGTGGCGGTGGCGGCGCAGTCCGCACGCGGCATCGCGCTGAACCGCTATGGCTGGTCGCGCCTGATCGGCACGCAGGGCAAGGTGCTGCTGGGCGAGCCGCTCAACATCATCCAGCATCCCCGTGGCGAGGCCAAGCAGCTGGTGCTGCGCTCCAACGAGCTGGTCGACCTGTTCGACGACTTCGCCCATTACGTGACGGACACAGAACCCGGCTCGTCCGGCTCGCCGGTGTACAACGACCAGTGGGAAGTGGTGGCGCTGCACCATGCCGGCGTGCCCAGCCGCGATGCGCAAGGCCGGCTGCTGACGCGCGACGGCAGCGTCTGGGAGGAGGGCATGGATCCGGACCTGATCGCCTGGGTGGCCAACGAGGGCATCCGCGTCAGCAGCATCGTCAACCATATCCAGGCGCAGCCGTTGCCGCCGATGCAGGCCGCGCTGCGGGATGATTTGCTGAACCTGACGCCGCCGTCGGCGCTGGAGGCGGCCGCCGCCGGCCAGGCGGGCGACGCCGCGCTGGCCCTGGCCGCCGCCAGCGCCGGCCAGGGCGCACCGGCCCCCGCCGCCGTTGGCTCCGGCCATGCGCCCGGCCATGCGCCTGTCTCCCAGCCCGGCACGGCGACGTGGACGATCCCGCTGACGGTGACGGTGCAGCTGGGCCAGCCGGCAGCGCAGGTGTCCGCGCTGGCGCCAGGCGCGGGAAGCTTCATCGCCCCCATCCCGGCGCCCGGCGGCGCTCCGGCCATCGTGGTGCCGCCCGTCCGCTCCGCACTGGCCGAGGCGCTGGCCGAACTGGCGCGGGCGCCGCAGCGCACCTACTACGATGCGGCGGCGGACGGGGCGGCCCGCGCCGCCTATTATGCCGGCTTCGCGCTGCCGCCCGAGCCGGCCGCGGCCTACGCGGCGCTGCACGAACTGCTGACGGGCACGCACACGACGCAGCCGGCCTACAGCCCGGCGAAGCACCTGTACCCTTGGGTGGACCTGCGCCATACGCGCGGTGGCGACGATATCGTCAGCATCTACTCCGGCAAGGGCTTCTCGGCCCGCGCCTTGATCGAGACCGACTTCGCGATCGACGAACGGCGTGCCCGCCTGCGCGCCGCGGTCGCGATTCCCCGCCCGGGGGCGCTGGAGGCGGCACCGGTGGACGACGACTTCCTGGAAGCGGCGCTGCCGTACAACTGCGAGCACGTGGTGCCGCAGTCATGGTTCAAGAAGCGCGAACCGATGCGTGGCGACCTGCACCACCTGTTCGCCTGCGAGATGGACTGCAACAGCTTCCGGGGCAATACGCCGTTTTTCGACTTCACCGATTTCGGCGAGATCGTGCGCACGGACTGCGGCAAGCGCGAGCCCGGCAAGTTCGAGCCGGGCAGCGGCAAGGGGGCCGTGGCGCGCGCCACGCTGTACTTCCTGCTGCGCTATCCCGGCATGATCGACCGCAGCGCCAGCGAATACACGCCCGACCGCATCGCGATGCTGCTGGCATGGCATGCGGCCGATGCCGTGACGGACTACGAACGGCACCGCAACGCGGCCATCTTCGAGAAGCAGGGCAACCGCAATCCGCTGATCGATTTCCCGGACTGGGCGGCGGGCATCGACTTTGTCCGCGGACTGGCCTGA
- a CDS encoding endo-1,4-beta-xylanase, which produces MTLNRRQALALFAAGLALPPGIAAAARPTSRPGPTLKEVAGRKGLRVGNAMGGGPDRFENPAYRALTARECHAVVCENATKWTALQPRPGVFDFKAADAIFAWARKEGLKRRGHTLVWQEDRWAPAWLVQYDFGAQPGREAERILSDHINTVTRHFGDDLYSWDVMNEAVDPATGGLRDSVLTRKLGGPLAQIDMCFRLAKANVPRAQLVYNDYMGPEVGATKHRAGVLRLLEALKARGTPVDALGMQSHVGPWSDLEAKGGKAPFREWRKFLDEVTGMGYQIVISEFDVSDRALPADVTSRDVGVAARAKDYLDVTLSYRQVTDFFMWGMADKANWLRQQKNMAMREHGMPSRTTAFDDDLSPKPLREALVAAFRAMPPRG; this is translated from the coding sequence ATGACGTTGAATCGCCGCCAGGCCCTCGCGCTGTTTGCCGCCGGTCTTGCCCTGCCGCCCGGCATCGCCGCCGCGGCGCGGCCGACATCGAGACCGGGACCGACGCTCAAGGAAGTCGCCGGCAGGAAGGGACTGCGCGTCGGCAATGCGATGGGCGGCGGCCCGGACCGGTTCGAGAACCCCGCCTATCGGGCCTTGACGGCCCGCGAATGCCACGCGGTGGTGTGCGAGAACGCCACCAAATGGACGGCCTTGCAGCCGCGCCCGGGCGTCTTCGATTTCAAGGCGGCCGACGCGATTTTCGCGTGGGCCCGCAAGGAAGGGCTGAAGCGGCGCGGCCACACGCTGGTCTGGCAGGAGGACCGCTGGGCGCCGGCCTGGCTGGTCCAGTACGATTTCGGCGCCCAGCCGGGGCGCGAGGCCGAACGCATCCTGTCGGATCACATCAACACGGTCACGCGCCACTTCGGCGACGACCTGTACAGCTGGGACGTCATGAACGAGGCGGTCGATCCCGCCACGGGCGGACTGCGCGACAGCGTGCTGACGCGCAAGCTGGGCGGTCCGCTGGCCCAGATCGACATGTGCTTCCGGCTGGCGAAGGCCAACGTGCCGCGTGCGCAGCTGGTCTACAACGACTACATGGGACCCGAGGTGGGTGCCACGAAACACCGCGCCGGCGTGCTCAGGCTCCTCGAGGCGCTCAAGGCGCGGGGCACGCCGGTCGACGCGCTGGGCATGCAAAGCCACGTCGGCCCGTGGAGCGACCTGGAGGCAAAGGGCGGCAAGGCTCCCTTCCGCGAATGGCGCAAGTTCCTGGATGAAGTAACCGGCATGGGCTACCAGATCGTCATTTCCGAATTCGACGTCAGCGACCGCGCGCTGCCTGCCGACGTCACCAGCCGCGACGTCGGCGTGGCCGCGCGCGCGAAGGACTACCTGGACGTCACGCTCAGCTATCGCCAGGTGACCGACTTCTTCATGTGGGGCATGGCCGACAAGGCCAACTGGCTGCGCCAGCAAAAGAACATGGCCATGCGCGAGCACGGCATGCCGTCGCGCACCACGGCATTCGACGACGACCTGTCGCCCAAGCCGTTGCGCGAAGCCCTCGTCGCCGCGTTCCGGGCCATGCCGCCCCGCGGCTGA
- a CDS encoding ROK family transcriptional regulator, producing the protein MPVTGDQQLLKQLNRMALVRQVSAQPGLSRAALADVLGLTKSTVSLLVRELVEEGWLAESELRTTGEVGRRATPLHLDPTRLALLGADVGVDEARVVATDLLGRVVDALTIPYDDATDPAACIGRVAHGMTTLARRLARRDAATGGRHVLGMGMGLHGAVDEAAGLLRHAPHLGWRNVDVAGLLAGHFGPGTPLADVPLTMQNEANVAALGEFEFTPQSATDPLIYLSIGYGVGAGVIVSDRLLTGRHGYAGEVGHAILQVDGPLCSCGRRGCADALLGLGAMLGEGPGHGRGTDLAALQVLFDRVGHGEGAACAAVEAAGRQLGVLLNNLWASFDPMAIVIGGAALGLGDRLIGPARAVLAGYAEAAMMTPPAIRTSHFGADAVAVGAAALARYRLTRPLGG; encoded by the coding sequence ATGCCAGTAACGGGCGACCAGCAACTGCTGAAACAACTCAACCGGATGGCGCTGGTGCGCCAGGTCAGCGCCCAGCCAGGGCTGTCGCGTGCGGCACTGGCCGACGTGCTGGGACTGACCAAATCCACGGTCAGCCTGCTGGTGCGCGAGCTGGTGGAAGAGGGCTGGCTGGCGGAAAGCGAATTGCGCACGACCGGCGAAGTAGGGCGTCGCGCGACCCCGCTGCACCTCGACCCAACCCGGCTGGCGCTGCTGGGCGCGGACGTCGGCGTGGACGAGGCGCGCGTGGTCGCCACCGACCTGCTGGGGCGGGTCGTCGATGCGCTGACCATCCCGTACGACGACGCGACCGACCCCGCCGCGTGCATCGGCCGGGTGGCGCACGGGATGACGACGCTGGCGCGGCGGCTGGCGCGGCGCGACGCGGCCACCGGGGGACGCCACGTGCTGGGCATGGGGATGGGCCTGCACGGTGCCGTCGACGAGGCGGCCGGGCTGTTGCGCCACGCGCCGCACCTGGGCTGGCGCAATGTCGACGTGGCGGGACTGCTGGCGGGCCACTTCGGTCCGGGCACGCCGCTGGCGGACGTGCCGCTTACCATGCAGAACGAAGCCAACGTGGCCGCGCTGGGGGAATTCGAGTTCACGCCGCAGTCGGCCACGGACCCGCTGATCTACCTGTCGATCGGCTACGGCGTGGGGGCCGGCGTCATCGTCAGCGACCGCCTGCTGACGGGCCGGCACGGCTACGCGGGAGAGGTGGGCCACGCGATCCTGCAGGTGGATGGCCCGCTGTGCTCGTGCGGCCGGCGCGGCTGTGCCGATGCGCTGCTCGGCCTTGGAGCGATGCTGGGAGAAGGTCCGGGCCATGGCCGGGGGACCGACCTGGCGGCGCTGCAGGTGCTGTTCGACCGGGTCGGCCATGGCGAAGGCGCGGCTTGCGCGGCGGTGGAGGCGGCCGGGCGCCAGCTGGGCGTGCTGCTCAATAACCTGTGGGCCAGCTTCGACCCGATGGCCATCGTCATCGGTGGCGCCGCACTGGGACTGGGCGACAGGTTGATCGGGCCCGCGCGTGCCGTACTGGCCGGCTATGCCGAGGCCGCGATGATGACGCCGCCGGCGATCCGCACGTCGCACTTCGGCGCCGATGCCGTCGCCGTGGGCGCCGCGGCCCTGGCCCGCTACCGCCTGACGCGGCCACTGGGTGGGTAG